TTCTACTAAATTCTTTCCCTATACCACTGGTAGCTCCAGTTATAACTGCTACTTTATCCATAATACTTCCCCCTAAAGTAAGAATCTCACACTATTATTCCATTTTAATAATTTCCGATTAGTATACCATAAATTGTATACTAATTCTATTTAAACTAATATTGATTCCTATTCCATGTTTACAAAAAATTATAAATTACCCTTTACATAAGTATCACAAATATATTTAATTTACATAGTATATATAGAGATAACATTTAAAGAAAGGGAGATAATTCTTATGTACCAAGACAAGCACAAAGACCATAAGTGTTTTTGCATTAAAGAATACGCTGAAGCATATGTATTGCCTCAAGTTTACGAAAATTTATTTTCAGTAGAAAATGCCTTTAAAAAAGGAACCATATTTATGGATCTTTATAGGCCATATCATCAAAAAGAAAGCATACATTAATTTTTAATGAGGTGATTTATATGCATGGAAATAGTTTGTTAGATGCTATAAGAAAATATCAATTTTATGCTGTAGAGCTTAACTTATTCCTTGATAATTTTCCACATGATGAAAAAGCTACAAGGGATTATGAACTTGTTTCTCATAGATTGAATTGCTTAATAAATAAGTATGAACATGAATATGGACCGCTTACAAACTTTGGTTCATCATTCAAAAATAATCCTGAGAAATGGGTAAACCAACCATGGCCATGGGAAAGTTATAAGTAGGAGGATAGTAGTATGTGGTATTATGTTAAAACTTTAGAATATCCAGTAAATCTTAAAAACTCAAAGGACCTTAGAATGGCA
This genomic window from Clostridium cylindrosporum DSM 605 contains:
- a CDS encoding spore coat protein CotJB, producing MHGNSLLDAIRKYQFYAVELNLFLDNFPHDEKATRDYELVSHRLNCLINKYEHEYGPLTNFGSSFKNNPEKWVNQPWPWESYK
- a CDS encoding spore coat associated protein CotJA, with protein sequence MYQDKHKDHKCFCIKEYAEAYVLPQVYENLFSVENAFKKGTIFMDLYRPYHQKESIH